From Cytobacillus sp. IB215665, the proteins below share one genomic window:
- a CDS encoding YwpF-like family protein — MKTFRLVALTILNDDELQVSKQGISLLDGLIINKEDGENRWLLDILIVPDYLHLFNELHKQSQTKSIPIQTVISKKDNDPATMSVKVKKITTMGDSVSVLMDGVLINRRTKRAEILLTDLLQRGLHGEQLLQEFKQQLNNNSR, encoded by the coding sequence ATGAAAACCTTCAGATTAGTTGCCCTCACTATATTAAATGATGACGAATTACAGGTTAGTAAACAAGGCATATCATTACTTGATGGGTTAATCATTAATAAAGAGGACGGCGAAAACAGGTGGTTACTTGATATTTTAATTGTTCCAGACTATTTACACCTATTCAATGAACTACATAAACAGAGTCAGACAAAGAGCATTCCGATTCAAACGGTCATCTCCAAAAAAGACAATGACCCTGCAACAATGTCTGTAAAAGTAAAGAAGATTACAACCATGGGGGATAGTGTGAGCGTTTTAATGGACGGTGTCTTAATCAACCGAAGAACGAAACGTGCCGAAATATTATTAACTGATTTACTCCAAAGAGGTTTACACGGTGAACAGCTATTACAAGAATTTAAACAACAGCTTAATAACAATAGTCGATAA